In the genome of Kluyveromyces marxianus DMKU3-1042 DNA, complete genome, chromosome 1, one region contains:
- the MSW1 gene encoding tryptophan--tRNA ligase MSW1 (mitochondrial), protein MYTVSQRVRNRGAQVLCKRLSSSVKITGFKLNKEDLPTNATIFSMIQPTGKFHLGNYLGAVRVWKDISDLQDDSTRSLFGTADLHAITIPKPNVKDFKTYRTEAIASILSIGIDPEKSTVFHQSSVRQHTELHWMLSTFAPMGYLNRMTQWKSKANINDNPDEAALGAIKLGLFSYPVLQAADVLLYRSTHVPVGDDQSQHLELTRQLGNTFNKFYKTDYFPTPTTILSPTKKILSLLNPSKKMSKSDPNQNSVIYITDEPDVIAKKIKRAVTDSISSSFYYDPEGRPGVSNLINIVSGVQRKSTEQVENDIKHIDNHKDFKDYVTEVLVEELAAPRKKFYDYMRNPEYLNQVSEAGADKARAIAEKNITDIKRIMGFL, encoded by the coding sequence ATGTATACAGTATCTCAAAGGGTTAGAAATAGAGGAGCTCAAGTACTATGCAAAAGGCTCTCAAGCAGTGTAAAAATCACCGGGTTCAAATTAAATAAAGAAGATTTACCCACAAATGCTACCATCTTTAGTATGATTCAACCAACTGGTAAATTCCATTTGGGGAATTACTTGGGTGCAGTGAGGGTTTGGAAAGATATTTCAGATTTGCAAGATGATAGTACACGATCTCTTTTTGGAACAGCCGATCTACATGCTATTACTATACCTAAACCTAACGTGAAAGACTTCAAAACATATCGGACAGAAGCTATTGCATCTATCCTATCTATCGGAATCGATCCAGAAAAATCAACTGTCTTCCACCAATCTAGTGTAAGACAGCATACGGAACTTCATTGGATGTTGTCGACTTTTGCACCTATGGGTTATTTGAACAGGATGACGCAATGGAAATCAAAAGCCAATATAAATGACAATCCTGATGAAGCTGCTCTAGGCGCTATAAAATTGGGTCTATTCTCATATCCTGTGCTTCAAGCAGCGGATGTTTTGTTGTACCGTTCTACTCATGTTCCAGTCGGGGATGACCAGTCTCAGCACCTAGAATTGACAAGGCAACTAGGTAACACGTTCAACAAATTTTATAAAACTGATTACTTCCCTACACCAACCACAATCTTATCGCCAACAAAAAAGATTCTGTCACTTTTGAACccatcaaagaaaatgtCGAAATCGGATCCTAACCAAAACTCTgtgatatatattacaGACGAACCTGATGTAATTGCCAAGAAAATCAAGAGAGCTGTGACAGATTCAATATCATCTAGTTTCTATTATGATCCTGAAGGCCGTCCTGGTGTTTCCAACTTGATCAATATTGTTTCTGGAGTGCAAAGAAAGTCGACCGAACAAGTAGAAAATGACATCAAGCATATAGATAACCACAAGGACTTTAAAGACTACGTTACTGAAGTTTTAGTTGAGGAATTGGCTGCTCCACGTAAAAAATTCTATGATTATATGAGAAACCCTGAATATTTGAACCAAGTATCCGAAGCTGGTGCCGATAAGGCCCGCGCTATAGCGGAAAAGAATATAACTGATATTAAACGAATCATGGGCTTTTTGTAA
- the HIR2 gene encoding Hir2p: MKLLKLPNKLHGGQLTQCEALEGKLYIIGGKWLSIWDTEMLLGSAKGKTDVKNVKELAKLELSLLESKQEDGRWLITLGNGRIVYGSDHLLASLKLTDDLKINEKEGTREICNFKDTEAITDLKYDSNNQLLFVSLSKANSIQILNAKTWALESTIELKSKPISIITDPLGQLLTVILQNRSIQIYQYDVRGSTKLHQTINQFVQTNPLPYRMTMSPQGDVVPMINSLHNNVPTAVLLDRLQKFKIKVSLVGYVADCKILKFSQRLYSKKKSSTSDDIQTFNLLASSGNEDGNVVLWNTKRIKPLFDASKVVNSYITDLEWDHSGLGLFAISQDGQLVIFAFETSELGDVMPLDAVEEARKEIKLLEPLPFKPKTEEDTTKLPAIKAVQQNSANTKKQQKVTEVSISSSSNMEFVQPSYTVPKDLKRRPPVEDPLLSQGKPTTKKPRKDLDQMDFLDTNLLLPSVSFSKVRLAHPKIRLSFQYNSQDDTVLEIKNGSGNDQKPTIITLTKKDKEAEKQLFQTYLPKFITLCTSGSTFWAWATDMGTIYVSSISGQMLFPPMILGIPISFLEGCGDYLLCITSIGQMYCWNVQLGKVAFPVNDVYSLLSPMLRYSDDVLSRAENITMCAITAKGVPIITLSNGDGYMFDKNMESWMLINDSWWPYGSQYWNFMTSSGVDCGNSGDDKKDKYWNAEADALAKEIKNNRNSIIGYLETKTNDELSRKGRMKHLQRFAKVLLMKEGFENLEEMITLAHLENKILVSFRLEENEEAIKLLKIYCIRLAEMGYTDRFSQTLSWLYDPTNSKFLALGSEKRHDLIKEIIISCADIRQVQRITTSYANEIGIIDNSL, encoded by the coding sequence ATGAAGCTACTCAAATTGCCCAATAAATTGCACGGTGGTCAATTGACCCAATGCGAGGCTCTTGAAGGGAAGTTGTATATCATTGGAGGTAAATGGCTATCTATTTGGGATACTGAGATGTTACTGGGTTCCGCAAAGGGGAAAACAGACGTGAAAAACGTCAAAGAACTCGCTAAATTGGAATTAAGTTTGCTCGAATCTAAGCAAGAAGATGGTAGATGGCTTATAACCCTaggaaatggaagaatAGTGTATGGATCTGATCATCTACTTGCAAGTTTGAAACTAACTGATGATTTGAAAatcaatgaaaaagaaggcaCTCGTGAGATTTGCAACTTTAAAGACACGGAGGCTATCACCGATCTGAAGTATGATAGCAATAACCAACTCTTATTTGTTAGTTTGAGTAAGGCAAACTCGATTCAAATTCTGAATGCAAAAACATGGGCATTGGAATCCACGATAGAactaaaatcaaaacctATCTCGATAATTACAGACCCATTGGGACAATTGCTAACTGTAATTCTACAAAATAGATCTATACAGATCTATCAGTACGACGTTCGGGGTTCGACAAAACTTCATCAAACTATAAATCAATTCGTCCAAACAAATCCTCTTCCATATAGAATGACAATGTCTCCTCAAGGAGATGTCGTGCCGATGATCAATTCATTGCATAATAATGTACCGACTGCTGTACTTCTAGATAGATTacaaaagttcaaaatCAAGGTATCATTGGTTGGATATGTTGCTGATTGTaagattttgaagttcTCCCAAAGGCTCTATAGTAAGAAGAAATCCTCTACATCAGATGATATCCAAACATTCAACCTTCTCGCCTCCTCGGGCAATGAAGATGGAAATGTTGTGTTGTGGAACACCAAACGGATCAAACCGTTATTTGATGCGTCTAAGGTCGTTAATTCGTATATTACAGATCTGGAATGGGACCACTCAGGGCTTGGACTCTTTGCGATTAGTCAAGATGGTCAATTAGTGATTTTTGCATTTGAAACCTCAGAACTAGGGGACGTAATGCCGTTGGATGCTGTTGAAGAGGCCCGAAAGGAAATCAAGCTTCTTGAACCGTTACCATTTAAGCCAAAGACAGAAGAGGATACTACAAAACTACCTGCAATTAAAGCTGTACAACAAAATTCTGCGAACACAAAAAAGCAACAAAAGGTTACCGAAGTTTCGATATCTTCAAGTTCCAACATGGAGTTTGTGCAGCCATCATACACCGTTCCAAAGGATTTAAAAAGGAGACCTCCAGTAGAGGACCCCCTACTTTCACAGGGTAAACCAACTACCAAAAAGCCTAGAAAAGATTTAGACCAGATGGATTTCCTCGATACGAATTTACTTTTACCATCTGTATCGTTTTCTAAAGTTCGTCTTGCACATCCTAAAATTAGACTCTCATTCCAGTATAATAGTCAAGATGATACAGTTCTTGAAATTAAGAACGGATCAGGTAATGACCAAAAGCCCACAATTATAAcattaacaaaaaaagataaagagGCTGAGAAACAACTCTTTCAAACATATCTGCCTAAATTTATAACATTATGCACCTCAGGTTCTACATTCTGGGCATGGGCTACAGACATGGGTACAATCTATGTCTCATCTATTTCTGGGCAAATGCTTTTCCCACCAATGATTCTTGGCATACCAATTAGTTTCCTCGAAGGTTGTGGTGATTACTTACTATGTATTACCAGCATTGGTCAAATGTATTGTTGGAATGTTCAATTAGGAAAGGTTGCTTTCCCGGTTAATGACGTATATTCCTTATTGAGTCCTATGCTACGTTATTCAGATGATGTTTTGAGCAGGGCTGAAAATATCACAATGTGTGCTATAACGGCAAAAGGGGTACCGATCATAACATTAAGCAATGGTGATGGGTATATGTTTGACAAGAATATGGAATCTTGGATGCTGATAAATGATTCATGGTGGCCTTATGGATCGCAATACTGGAATTTCATGACTTCTTCTGGAGTTGATTGTGGAAATAGCGGTGATGATAAAAAAGATAAGTACTGGAATGCCGAGGCAGATGCTCTTGCgaaagaaattaaaaacaacagaaacagTATCATAGGCTATTTAGAAACGAAAACCAATGACGAGCTTTCCAGAAAAGGACGTATGAAACATCTTCAAAGGTTTGCTAAAGTGTTATTAATGaaagaaggttttgaaAACCTAGAAGAAATGATCACTTTAGCACATTTGGAGAACAAAATTTTGGTGTCTTTCAGATTGGAAGAGAATGAGGAGGCCATCAAGCTTTTGAAGATATATTGTATCAGATTAGCTGAAATGGGTTATACGGATAGGTTTAGCCAAACTTTAAGCTGGCTGTATGATCCAACAAACTCCAAATTCTTAGCGCTAGGCTCCGAAAAGAGACATGATTTGATTAAAGAAATAATTATCTCGTGCGCTGACATAAGACAGGTTCAAAGAATAACCACTTCATATGCCAATGAAATAGGGATAATAGATAATTCGTTATAA
- the CKB2 gene encoding casein kinase 2 regulatory subunit CKB2, producing MSVRGESRDSTEQQDVAMVDVTEIRDHDQDDGSDSGEYVEFWIDLFLGKKGHEYFCDIDTDYITDRFNLINLQKTVSKFTTVIQYMVDELEEGIIENISPSRLEQLEADARKLYGLIHARYIITAKGLQKMLQKYKAADFGRCPRYHCNHQALLPVGLHDIPGIDCVKLYCPSCEDLYVPKSARHSAIDGAYFGTSFPGMFLQAFPEICPKHPTKRYVPKVFGFDLHKQAQLTRWQELQRLKLEKWLVEKGISLSEAGGYQY from the coding sequence atGTCGGTGCGAGGTGAAAGCAGGGACTCTACCGAGCAACAAGACGTTGCAATGGTCGATGTTACTGAGATAAGGGACCATGATCAAGATGATGGATCTGATTCTGGCGAATATGTCGAATTTTGGATCGATTTATTTCTTGGGAAGAAAGGGCATGAATACTTTTGCGATATCGATACGGACTACATCACGGATAGGTTCAACCTTATCAATTTGCAGAAGACGGTATCCAAATTTACTACTGTGATTCAATATATGGTGGATGAGCTTGAAGAAGGGATCATTGAGAATATATCGCCGTCTCGTTTAGAACAGTTGGAAGCGGATGCACGCAAGTTGTACGGGTTGATTCATGCTCGTTATATCATTACTGCCAAGGGTTTGCAAAAGATGTTACAAAAGTACAAGGCTGCAGATTTTGGCAGGTGTCCAAGATACCACTGTAATCATCAAGCCTTGCTTCCTGTAGGGCTGCACGACATACCCGGGATTGATTGCGTGAAGCTATACTGTCCTAGCTGCGAGGACCTCTACGTTCCAAAGTCGGCCAGACACAGTGCAATTGACGGAGCCTACTTTGGTACCAGTTTCCCCGGCATGTTCCTTCAGGCGTTCCCCGAGATATGTCCCAAGCATCCAACAAAGAGGTATGTTCCAAAAGTGTTTGGGTTTGACCTACATAAACAGGCACAGTTGACCCGCTGGCAAGAGCTACAAAGGTTAAAGCTAGAGAAATGGCTGGTAGAAAAGGGCATAAGTCTCAGTGAGGCAGGTGGATACCAGTATTAG
- the NDE1 gene encoding external NADH-ubiquinone oxidoreductase 1 (mitochondrial), giving the protein MFVNKHLMAAVARNSSRALNVSARSGTTARLFSTSRPAFNAAAGKPSLAKRVLKGTLKTSLVALLAGTAYVSYELYREANPPPQVPQSPTFSNGSPRKTLVVLGTGWGSVSLLKNLDTTLYNVIVVSPRNYFLFTPLLPSTPVGTVELKSIVQPVRTITRSSPGEVHYYEAEAKDVDPVAKTVRIKSATKDHDYELDLKYDYLVVGVGAQPTTFGIPGVFENASFLKEIPDAQDIRTKIMNNIEKAATLSPNDPERKRLLSFVVVGGGPTGVEFAAELQDYVDQDLSKWIPEISKEIKVTLVEALPNILNMFDKSLWQYAQDLFAKEKIDLKLQTMVKNVDSTTITAKRGDAVEEIPYGVLVWATGNAPREVSKNLMQKLPEQNSRRGLLINDKLQLLGAEDSIFAIGDCTFYPGLFPTAQVAHQEAEYLATTLKTQYKIDQLKWQIANTSNATETSKLHSKLDRLSKQIQPFKYVHQGTLAYIGSEQAIADLPFGDSKYRMAGSFTFLFWKSAYLAMCLSFRNRILVCMDWAKVYFLGRDSSV; this is encoded by the coding sequence atgTTTGTGAACAAGCATCTAATGGCTGCTGTTGCCCGTAACAGCAGCAGAGCTTTGAACGTTTCTGCTCGCTCTGGCACCACCGCCAGATTGTTTTCTACATCAAGACCAGCCTTcaatgctgctgctggtaaGCCTTCCTTGGCCAAGAGAGTTTTGAAGGGTACTTTGAAAACCTCTTTGGTTGCCTTGCTTGCAGGTACTGCTTATGTCTCTTATGAATTATACAGGGAGGCTAACCCACCTCCACAAGTTCCACAATCTCCAACTTTCAGCAATGGATCTCCAAGAAAGACCCTAGTCGTCTTGGGTACCGGTTGGGGTTCCGTCTCGctattgaagaacttggaCACCACCTTGTACAACGTTATTGTCGTTTCTCCAAGAAACTACTTTTTGTTCACTCCCTTATTGCCATCTACCCCCGTCGGTACTGTTGAATTGAAGTCTATTGTCCAACCTGTTAGAACTATCACCAGATCTTCCCCAGGTGAAGTCCACTACTACGAAGCTGAAGCCAAGGATGTCGACCCTGTTGCCAAGACCGTCAGAATCAAGTCTGCTACCAAGGACCACGATTACGAATTGGACTTGAAGTACGACTACTTGGTCGTCGGTGTCGGTGCTCAGCCAACTACCTTTGGTATCCCAGGTGTGTTTGAAAATGCTTCcttcttgaaggaaatCCCTGACGCTCAAGACATTAGAACTAAGATTATGAACAACATCGAAAAGGCCGCTACCCTATCTCCAAATGACCCAGAACGTAAGAGATTGTTGAgctttgttgttgttggtggtggtcCAACCGGTGTTGAATTCGCTGCTGAATTGCAAGACTACGTTGACCAAGATTTGTCTAAATGGATCCCAGAAATCTCTAAAGAAATTAAGGTCACTTTGGTTGAAGCTCTTCCAAACATTTTGAACATGTTCGACAAGTCTCTATGGCAATACGCCCAAGATTTGTTCGCTAAGGAAAAGATTGACTTGAAATTGCAAACTATGGTTAAGAACGTTGACTCCACTACCATTACCGCCAAGCGTGGTGATGCTGTCGAAGAAATTCCATATGGTGTTTTAGTCTGGGCTACCGGTAACGCTCCAAGAGAAGTCTCCAAGAACTTGATGCAAAAGCTACCTGAACAAAATTCCAGACGTGGTCTTCTAATTAACGACAAGTTGCAACTATTGGGTGCTGAAGACTCTATCTTCGCTATTGGTGATTGTACCTTCTACCCAGGTCTTTTCCCAACCGCCCAAGTCGCTCACCAAGAAGCAGAATACTTGGCTACCACTTTGAAGACCCAGTACAAGATTGACCAATTGAAGTGGCAAATCGCTAACACTAGCAACGCTACTGAAACTTCTAAATTGCACTCCAAGTTGGACAGATTGTCAAAGCAAATTCAACCATTCAAGTATGTTCACCAAGGTACCCTTGCCTACATTGGTTCTGAACAAGCTATCGCTGACCTACCTTTCGGTGACTCCAAGTACCGTATGGCTGGTTCATTCACTTTCTTGTTCTGGAAGTCTGCTTACCTAGCCATGTGTCTATCCTTCAGAAACAGAATTTTGGTGTGTATGGACTGGGCTAAGGTTTACTTCCTAGGAAGAGATTCTTCTGTTTAA
- a CDS encoding cd12148 family transcription factor, which produces MSRRRSNACSACHRRKIKCDVMAQRPCTNCRLFGTVCQLHADERRKRSTSDHTYITGDNAENTAHQRLKILLADGGLFGMDYLKELIKRKDDLKEVVFHSHKKNFECTSMYYFPSSSHYQIYAPNPTQIHTYVDPCQYMKNMTALQLPDANVTVWEILMLEGALLLPKKSICRELIDDFFKYNHWIFPFINKKEFIEQFEESKCSMLLLQCIIRCAIISSDDPRFLDDLQSIHLASEIMSKRIKCLLNYSYETDPLVRIQGLLLQTKGESLSTNELVIEESLFFAANLINCFGFHRANLDSDPFPQKDKKLCYWYFYIMSNAYLNGNIFEMDVDVEMLTLDDFSEDMPYQEKYVFIKLVELSGILKSIKKLNYSPKTEFTIDSTENIMNFTSVIDKWKSTLPPFFIECLETNGILEKEDSRLFIYVHLLYCKVILYLHKKVWLYGSVNDKQYSLSTPICYSTINMILDICDAIVGSEYLRRRMHEIFNRIILEAFQVVNYKYHTDSDLITKDACFSYVVRFQKYFEATKSHWLTAKVGGEVLKSYFPSAVGQFRPLSSLDDHEVYDFQF; this is translated from the coding sequence ATGTCCCGAAGACGATCAAATGCATGTTCTGCTTGTCatagaagaaagatcaaGTGCGATGTAATGGCCCAGAGACCGTGCACGAACTGTAGGTTATTCGGGACGGTTTGCCAATTGCATGCCGatgaaagaaggaagagaagTACGAGTGATCATACTTATATAACTGGCGACAACGCTGAGAATACTGCACATCAACGATTGAAGATTTTACTTGCAGATGGAGGGCTGTTCGGTATGGACTACCTTAAGGAGCTCATTAAGAGGAAAGATGATCTGAAAGAGGTTGTTTTTCACTCtcacaagaagaattttGAATGCACTAGTATGTATTACTTTCCTTCCAGTTCCCACTATCAGATATATGCACCCAATCCAACCCAGATTCATACCTATGTTGATCCCTGTCAATATATGAAGAATATGACAGCGTTACAGTTGCCAGATGCAAATGTAACTGTGTGGGAAATTCTTATGCTAGAAGGTGCGCTTTTGCTTCCGAAGAAGTCGATTTGTCGAGAGCTTATTGACGACTTTTTTAAATACAACCATTGGATATTTCCATTCATTAACAAGAAAGAGTTTATCGAGCAGTTTGAGGAAAGTAAGTGTTCCATGCTACTACTCCAATGCATTATACGATGTGCCATCATATCATCAGATGACCCTCGGTTCCTAGATGACCTTCAAAGTATTCATCTTGCTTCAGAAATCATGTCGAAAAGGATAAAATGTCTGTTAAACTACAGCTATGAAACAGACCCCTTAGTAAGGATTCAAGGACTGTTATTACAAACTAAAGGCGAATCCCTGTCTACTAACGAGCTGGTTATAGAAGaaagtttattttttgcaGCCAATTTAATTAATTGTTTCGGTTTCCATAGAGCGAATTTAGACTCAGATCCATTCCCtcaaaaagacaagaagcTATGCTATTGGTACTTCTATATCATGTCCAATGCATACTTAAATGGtaatatctttgaaatgGATGTCGATGTGGAGATGCTTACCCTTGACGATTTCTCAGAGGACATGCCATATCAGGAGAAGTATGTGTTCATCAAGTTAGTTGAACTAAGTGGCATTTTGAAGAGTATTAAAAAGCTCAATTACAGTCCAAAGACCGAATTCACAATTGACTCTACAGAGAACATCATGAATTTCACTAGTGTGATCGATAAGTGGAAATCTACACTGCCGCCGTTTTTCATAGAGTGTTTAGAAACGAACGGCATCTTGGAAAAGGAGGATTCCCGTTTGTTCATCTACGTTCACTTACTTTATTGTAAAGTTATATTGTATTTGCATAAGAAGGTATGGTTATATGGGTCAGTTAATGATAAGCAATATAGCCTATCGACACCAATTTGTTACAGCACGATCAACATGATTCTTGATATATGCGATGCTATTGTCGGAAGCGAATatttgagaagaagaatgcaTGAAATTTTCAACAGAATCATACTGGAAGCTTTCCAGGTGGTCAATTATAAGTATCATACCGACTCTGATCTCATTACAAAAGATGCATGCTTTTCATATGTTGTACGTTTCCAAAAGTATTTCGAGGCAACGAAAAGTCATTGGTTAACAGCAAAGGTTGGTGGTGAAGTTTTGAAATCGTACTTCCCGAGTGCTGTTGGCCAGTTTCGGCCACTGTCATCATTAGACGACCATGAGGTATATGACTTTCAATTCTGA
- the SUB2 gene encoding ATP-dependent RNA helicase SUB2: MSHEAEEDLLEYSDNEQEVQVDNKAAEVNAESNGESQDKDADKKGSYVGIHSTGFKDFLLKPELSRAIIDCGFEHPSEVQQHTIPQSIHGTDVLCQAKSGLGKTAVFVLSTLQQLDPVQGEVSVVVLCNARELAYQIRNEYLRFSKYMPDVKTAVFYGGTEYKNDIDLLAKKETVPHIIVATPGRLKALVRDKYIDLSHVKNFVIDECDKVLEELDMRRDVQDIFRATPRDKQVMMFSATLSQEIRPICRRFLQNPLEIFVDDEAKLTLHGLQQYYIKLDEKEKNRKLAQLLDDLEFNQVIIFVKSTARANELTKLLNASNFPAITVHGHMKQEERIARYKAFKEFEKRICVSTDVFGRGIDIERINLAINYDMPNEADQYLHRVGRAGRFGTKGLAISMISSPEDEQVLAKIQERFDVKITEFPEEGVDPSTYLNT; the protein is encoded by the coding sequence ATGTCACACGAAGCAGAAGAGGATTTATTGGAATACTCTGACAACgaacaagaagttcaagttgaCAACAAAGCAGCCGAAGTCAATGCTGAGAGCAACGGCGAAAGCCAAGACAAGGATGCCGATAAGAAGGGTTCTTATGTCGGTATTCACTCTACTGGTTTCAAGGATTTCTTGTTGAAGCCTGAATTGTCGAGAGCTATCATCGATTGTGGTTTCGAACATCCTTCTGAAGTGCAACAACACACCATTCCTCAGTCTATCCACGGTACGGATGTCTTGTGCCAAGCCAAGTCTGGTTTGGGTAAGACTGCTGTGTTCGTTTTGTCCACTTTGCAGCAACTAGACCCAGTTCAAGGTGAAGTCAGCGTTGTTGTGTTGTGTAACGCTAGAGAGTTGGCCTACCAAATTAGAAACGAATACTTGAGATTCTCTAAATATATGCCTGACGTCAAGACTGCTGTCTTCTACGGTGGTACTGAATACAAGAATGACATCGATTTGTTGGCCAAGAAGGAAACCGTCCCACACATTATCGTTGCAACCCCTGGTCGTTTAAAGGCTTTGGTTAGAGATAAGTACATCGACTTGTCCCACGTTAAGAACTTCGTTATTGACGAATGTGACAAGGTTTTGGAGGAATTGGACATGAGAAGAGACGTACAAGACATCTTTAGAGCAACCCCAAGGGATAAGCAAGTCATGATGTTCTCCGCTACTTTATCTCAAGAGATTAGACCTATCTGCAGAAGATTCTTGCAAAATCCATTGGAAATCTTCGTCGATGACGAGGCTAAATTGACTCTACACGGTCTACAACAATACTACATTAAACTAGacgaaaaggaaaagaacCGTAAGCTAGCTCAATTGCTAGACGACTTGGAATTCAACCAAGTTATCATTTTCGTGAAGTCCACTGCAAGAGCTAACGAACTAACCAAACTATTGAACGCCTCTAACTTCCCAGCTATCACTGTGCATGGTCACATGAAGCAAGAAGAACGTATTGCCCGTTATAAGGCATTCAAAGAATTCGAAAAGCGTATCTGTGTGTCTACTGACGTGTTCGGTAGAGGTATCGATATTGAACGTATCAACCTCGCTATCAACTACGATATGCCAAACGAGGCAGACCAATACCTACATCGTGTTGGTAGAGCTGGTAGATTTGGTACTAAGGGTTTGGCTATCTCCATGATTTCTAGCCCAGAAGATGAACAAGTCTTGGCTAAAATTCAAGAGAGATTTGACGTTAAGATTACTGAATTCCCagaagaaggtgttgaTCCATCTACTTACTTGAACACTTGA
- the FDO1 gene encoding Fdo1p, with amino-acid sequence MTENNKDHNCDPENHSDLQDIQGNYLPKDLARNNSTVSNSSSLSTQEDSLNEHVNLAIDNARKTIVTLKPNQTTMISPESNGNGEKETESLNGDPNDVSSTLESLMSALSKSQERVKQLTLKNMLLVKNLHELQSGFQVEQTLAKQQFESMKYNLILQKTELQKQLEHSSVKITKYRETIMSKNKEINRLSRLLNQNQAYNSRLSRPNSMPSAHVRKPPYGSRQLHTSDSNMLNTLGILATKVLKEEQNPAGRVGTSIGTSAIVEEKLENPDNTESDISHDGTQLMANQSQQSQIIHSPQTPVDTTPAPTIPAIQPLPALRNVSDIKAEPKLSTMAPKVDNTELPTLQLNRPPLPNGTALPKLRSFNTADGTVKDIF; translated from the coding sequence ATGACAGAGAACAATAAGGACCACAATTGTGATCCCGAAAATCATAGTGACTTACAAGATATACAAGGAAACTATTTACCAAAGGATTTGGCTCGTAATAATTCTACTGTCTCGAATTCTTCCTCCTTATCCACACAAGAAGATTCTTTAAATGAGCACGTTAATTTAGCAATAGACAATGCTAGAAAAACCATAGTTACTTTAAAACCAAATCAAACCACGATGATAAGTCCAGAATCTAATGGGAAtggtgaaaaagaaactgaGTCTTTAAACGGTGACCCGAATGATGTCTCTTCAACTTTGGAAAGTTTAATGAGTGCACTATCTAAATCACAAGAACGCGTCAAGCAGCTAACGTTAAAAAATATGCTTCTCGTGAAGAACTTACATGAACTGCAGAGTGGCTTCCAAGTGGAACAAACTTTAGCTAAACAACAATTCGAAAGTATGAAGTATAACTTAATATTACAGAAAACAGAGTTGCAAAAGCAATTAGAACACAGTTCGGTAAAGATCACAAAGTACAGGGAAACCATCATGTCCAAGAATAAAGAGATCAACCGTTTATCAAGATTATTGAACCAAAATCAGGCATACAATTCAAGGCTGTCAAGGCCAAACTCAATGCCATCTGCTCATGTGAGAAAACCTCCATATGGTTCGCGACAACTCCACACCTCTGATTCAAATATGCTCAATACCCTTGGTATTCTTGCTACAAAAGTATTGAAGGAGGAACAAAATCCAGCAGGACGTGTTGGTACATCTATAGGCACATCTGCTATTGTCGAAGAGAAACTAGAAAATCCAGATAATACTGAATCTGACATTTCGCATGACGGCACCCAACTGATGGCAAACCAAAGCCAACAATCACAGATTATTCACAGTCCTCAAACACCAGTAGACACAACACCAGCACCAACAATCCCAGCAATACAACCTTTGCCAGCTTTGCGAAATGTGTCGGATATCAAAGCTGAACCCAAACTTTCTACCATGGCTCCGAAAGTAGACAATACCGAGTTACCAACTCTACAGTTAAATAGGCCTCCATTACCAAACGGAACAGCACTGCCGAAGTTGCGCAGTTTCAATACAGCGGATGGTACAGTTAAAGACATTTTCTAA
- the RPS16B gene encoding 40S ribosomal protein uS9, whose product MSTVPSVQTFGKKKSATAVAHVKAGKGLIKVNGSPITLVQPEILRFKVYEPLLLVGLDKFANIDIRVKVTGGGHVSQVYAIRQAIAKGLVAYHQKYVDEQSKNELKKAFTSYDRTLLIADSRRPEPKKFGGRGARSRFQKSYR is encoded by the exons ATGTCTACTGTCCCAAGTGTCCAA ACTTTtggtaagaagaagtctGCTACTGCCGTCGCCCATGTTAAGGCCGGTAAGGGTTTGATCAAGGTTAACGGTTCTCCAATCACCTTGGTGCAACCAGAAATCTTGAGATTCAAGGTTTACGAaccattgttgttggttggTTTGGACAAGTTCGCCAACATCGACATCAGAGTTAAGGTCACCGGTGGTGGTCACGTCTCTCAAGTCTACGCCATCAGACAAGCTATCGCTAAGGGTTTGGTCGCTTACCACCAAAAGTACGTTGACGAACAATCCAAGaacgaattgaagaaggctTTCACTTCTTACGACAGAACCTTGTTGATTGCTGATTCTAGAAGACCAGAACCAAAGAAATTCGGTGGTAGAGGTGCTAGATCTAGATTCCAAAAATCTTACCGTTAA